The following is a genomic window from Myxococcales bacterium.
AACTGCCTATGTCCTCGCAGTTGACCCATAAGAACTTATCCGTTAACCGGTAATAAACTTTGAATAGTTTTAGCTCTGTTTAAGCTAATACAACCTCGTGGTATTTTACCTAAATTTTTTTGCTCCAAATTATTTGGTTGTCCAAGAGAAATTTTGGAATTTATTTGAAAGATGAAGATAAAAAAACCGCTTAAAAAGGTTGCGCTAGAGTTTTTCTGGATGTTTAAACATAGCTGAAGTTGAATAGCTTCTAATATTTTACGGAGTGAAATGGATGGAAACAATTTTGTTTGTAGCCCCGGTGGTAGGGCTTTTGGCTCTTATTTTTGCTGGGATAAAGAGTTATCGCATCAATGCTCAAGATGCTGGAAATGCTCGCATGGTGGAAATCTCTCAAGCCATTAGAGAAGGAGCAATGGCTTTTTTGAAACGAGAGTACAAACTTTTGTTTTACTTCGTTGTAGCAATCTCGGCTTGTTTAGCATTGTCTCACTGGGGTAAACCAGTTTTTATGTTGCAGGCAACAGCTTTTGCCGCGGGCGCTTTTTGCTCAGGGTTAGCTGGTTTTTTTGGAATGCGCGTTGCTACTGCGGCAAATGTGCGTACAACTGCAGCTGCGCGTACGAGCTTATCCAAGGCTTTAAATATCGCTTTTTCTGGCGGTACCGTCATGGGAATGTCGGTTGTGGGCTTGGGCGTATTGGGACTAAGCCTCTTATTTATTTTGTACCAATCAATTCCTGCTTTATCTGGTGACAGTCATATTGAAGATGTGCTGATGATCATCTCTGGATTTTCCATGGGCGCTTCATCCATCGCTTTATTTGCTCGAGTGGGTGGAGGAATTTTTACTAAAGCAGCCGATGTCGGAGCAGATTTGGTAGGAAAAGTTGAGGCCGGTATTCCTGAAGATGATCCGCGAAACCCTGCTGTGATTGCCGACAATGTTGGTGACAATGTTGGCGATGTTGCTGGTATGGGGGCAGATTTATTTGAATCTTATGTCGGTGCTATTGTCTCTTCAATGATCATCGGTGCAACCTTAGCGACGGTGAGATTTGCCAATGGAAATATCGAACAGTTTGAACCTACTTTAGTATTCGTCTATCTGCCGCTGATCTTAGCGTCTATTGGAATTATTGCATCTATTCTTGGAACTGTTTGGGTGCGAACTTCTGAGAATGGAAATCCACAAACTGCGCTCAACATGGGAACTTATTCTGCAGGTTTTTTGATGTTGGTGGGCGCAGCTGCGGCGATTCATCTTTTGGTTCCTGATTGGTTCTATGTGCCAGGCAGTCAAGTGATTTACCAAAAATGGGGGCTCTTTGGCGCCATGGCAGCAGGATTAATTTCAGGCGTGGGAGTTGGTTTTATCACCGAATACTACTGCGCAAAAAATCGTGCACCAGTAAATGAAATTGTTGCTGCATGCGGAACAGGATCAGCGACAACTGTGATTTCAGGTATGGCGGTTGGAATGAGATCAACAGGTATACCTATTTTGTTGATCGCTGCTGCTATTATTGCTGCTTATCAAATCGCTGGTATGTATGGAATTGCTATTGCAGCTCTCGGTATGCTTTCAACCACTGGTATTCAGCTGGCTGTTGATGCTTATGGTCCTATTGCTGATAATGCCGGCGGTATCGCTGAGATGGCAGGGCTCGATCCAAAAGTACGCGAGCGCACTGATAATCTTGATGCGGTTGGAAATACCACTGCAGCCATAGGAAAAGGTTTTGCGATTGGCTCAGCAGCTCTTACCGCATTGGCATTGTTTGGTGCCTATCAAACTCAAATAGGTTTGGCATTTGGCAAAACTCCATCTGAAATCGTCATTGATATTAGTCGTCCTCATGTGATGGCGGGACTTTTTGTTGGGGCCATGTTGCCATTCTTGTTTTCTTCGATGGCGATGAAAGCGGTTGGAAATGCTGCATTTAAAATGATTCAAGAAGTTCGTCGCCAGTTTAGAGAAATTCCTGGGTTGATGGAAGGAAATGCTCATGCTGATCATGCGCGCTGCGTTGATATTTCTACTCAAGCAGCCATCAGAGAGATGGTGAACCCTGGAATATTGGCAATTTTGGTGCCGGTGATTGCTGGTCTTTTGGACCGCACGGGACTTATCTTGGGCGGTGTTTTGGCTGGCGCCACATCCTCAGGAGTTTTGTTGGCAATTTTCATGTCCAATTCAGGTGGGGCATGGGATAACGCCAAGAAACAGATCGAAGAAGAACCAAAAAATATTGCAGAAAATCACGGAAAAGGATCTGAACGGCATGCTGCAGCTGTAACTGGTGATACTATTGGCGATCCATTTAAAGATACTTCTGGCCCGTCGCTCAATATTTTGATCAAGCTCATGAGTGTGGTTGCTTTGGTTATTGCTCCCCTGGTAGCTCAATATGGACTCGATATCTTTGGCTAATTTTTTTTGCTAAAAGTTCTACTACATAAATATTTTTTGGTGGTAGCGATGGGCTTTGCGAAATATTTTTTGCAAAGCCCAATTAATTTTTTTTGGAAAAAACAAGTTTAAATAATTTATGAAGCTTGTTTGCATAACTTGGATCAACCCCTTAGGTTCTTTAACAATGAAATTCTTCACAAAATTAGGTGGATAAAGAAGCTAAGGAGGCACAATGGGCGGCGTTTTAATCCTCATCCGTCATGGACAATCTGAGTGGAATCAGAAAAATATTTTTACAGGATTTGTCGATGTAAGGTTGAGTGAACAAGGTCGTATGGAAGCTTTGCGTGCCAAAGAATCCTTGAAGTCCTATAGCTTTGATGCAGTTTTTTGCTCTGCATTAATAAGAGCTCAAGAGACTGCAAGAATTATTTTGGAGGGCAGGGTTCCCAAGGAATATTATTGTAATCAGGCACTTAACGAGCGCCACTATGGTGACTTGCAAGGGCAGAATAAGGATGAAATAAGAGAGAAATATGGGGCTGAACAGGTTCAAATATGGCGTCGCAGCTTTGATGTGCGTCCCCCCAACGGTGAAAGTTTAAAAGATACATGTGCCCGAGTAATTCCTTATTATTTAAAGGAAATTGAACCTCGAGTAAGAGCCGGAAAAACTGTTTTGGTATCGGCCCATGGCAATTCATTGCGGGCCTTAATCAAGCATTTAGAAAAAATTTCTGATGAAAATATTGTCAAGTTGGAGATTGCGACCGGAGTGCCGATTATTTATCATCTTGATGATAATGGGGCGGTTGTTAATAAAGTTATAGTCAAACCCTAAAGTGTCTAATTTAAGTTCTAAAAGAGGATCAGCAAAAATGAGTGAAAAAATATATTCTTACTATCCCCCTACCGTCATAGAGCAAACACCTCGAGGTGAAAGAGCTTACGATATTTGGTCGCGTTTATTAAAAGACCGAATCATCTTTCTTGGCGCTACGGTTGAGGATCAGATTGCCAATTCTATTGTTGCTCAGCTCTTGTTTTTGGAAAGCGAAGATCCCGAAAAAGATATTGTTATGTATATAAACTCTCCAGGCGGAGTGGTGAATTCAGGGCTCGCTATTTATGATGCTATGCAATACGTAAAGTGCGATGTGTCTACTGTGTGCGTGGGAATGTGCGCGTCGATGGCGGCGGTTCTGTTGGCGGCAGGAGCAAAGGGAAAACGCTATATTTTGCCTCATAGCCGAGTAATGTTACATCAGCCTCACGGTGGTGCTCGAGGGCAGGCAACCGATATAGAGATTACTACTCGAGAAATGCTCAAAATAAAAGAAATGAACAATGGTATTTTGTCTCATCATACGGGACAGCCGATTGAAAAAATAAAGCTTGATTTAGAAAGAGACTTTTATATGGGTGCCAATGAGGCCATTGAATATGGCGTTGTTGATAAAGTGGTTGAACGGCACGCTGTTCCCAAAAAATAATATTAGGTAGGTTTTTTGTGAATAATAAAAAAGATGCGGTGCTGTTATGCTCTTTCTGTGGAAAGTCTCAGCGCGAAGTAAAAAAAATGGTGGCAGGTCCATCCGTCTATATTTGTGAAGAGTGTATTTCTCTTTGCAATGAGATTATTGCCTCTGACGAAGAGGGAGCTGCATTTGAATCGAAAAAACCTGAACTTTTGAAGCCCTCTGAGATCAAGGCTGTACTGGATAGTCATATCATTGGTCAGGAGCGAGCGAAAAAAGTTCTGTCGGTTGCAGTTCATAATCATTTCAAGCGTATATTCTCTCCGCTCGATACCAGCGATGTAGAACTGCAAAAAAGCAATATATTGCTAATTGGTCCAACTGGATCAGGTAAAACCTTGCTCGCACAAAGTTTGGCCAATCTTCTACATGTACCTTTCACCATCGCTGATGCAACGTGTCTTACCGAAGCCGGCTATGTCGGTGAAGATGTTGAAAGCATTATTGCCAACCTACTTAACGCTGCCAATGGCGACGTTAAACTTGCAGAGCGTGGAATTGTCTATATCGATGAGATCGACAAAATTACGCGCAGGGGTGAAAATCCAAGTATTACGCGGGATGTGTCGGGTGAGGGAGTTCAGCAAGCCTTACTTAAAATTATTGAAGGCAGTGTTTGCAATGTTCCTCCTCGTGGGGGCAGAAAGCATCCCCATCAAGAACTTATAAAAGTTGATACATCACAAATTTTATTTATTTGTGGGGGAGCATTTTCTGGTTTAGAAAACGTTATTGCCTCGCGTATTGGTAAAAAGGGTTTGGGTTTTGGTTCGACTCACAAGAATCAAGAAAAAAAAGTAAACCTAGCTCACGAAGTCACAACTCAAGATTTATTGCGTTTTGGTTTAATTCCTGAGTTTATTGGGCGTTTGCCTGTCTGGGCAGTTTTGGATGCCCTAGATGAGGAAGCTTTGATCAAGGTTTTGGAAGAACCAAAAAATTCAATAACCAAACAGTACTGCCGCCTTTTTGAGCTCGACGGGGTACAGTTGCGTTTCACTAAAGAAGCTCTCATAGCTGCGGCCAGAAAAGCGTGCGAAAAGAAAACAGGAGCCCGTGGCTTGAGAGGAATTTTTGAGTCGGCAATGCTCAACGTCATGTTTGATATACCGAGTCAAGAAGGTGTACGAGAGGTGGTGTTCAATGAACGAGCTATATTAAAAAAAGAGCCGCCTCTTATTGTTATGGGAGAAAAAAATACTGCAAAAAAGAAAAATGAAGACAAAAAATAATGTTAGCCAGTTATCTAAAGTGTGTTTTAAAGCAGAAGAATATTTATTTGGTTATTAGAACATCTTGATTGGGTACCAAGTACTCATTTTGGTTTTAGCTATTAAAAAAAATCTCAATGAACTACATTTTTGTGCCATAAAAAGAGAAAGGTTATTGCAATTTGCACATTTTTCTAGGCAAATGCCATAATCCTGATAGCTGTCGTCGCTTGCGCATGTGTTATGATGCAAGTATTGGTGCACTACTAAATGCCCTTGACGGCAAAAAACTATATTAAGAGGAGAGGTCAATGACTAAACAAGAACTAATCGATTTCGTGTGTAAACATCAGAAAAATGTAACAAAGAAAACCGCAACTGAAATTACAGAAGCAGTTTTTGAAGCTATGCAGCACAGCATCAAAACCAGTGAAAAATTTTCTTTCCCTGGTTTTGGAACTTTTCAACTTCGTTCTAGAAAAGCTCGTACTGGTCGTGACCCTCGTACAGGGGAAACAATTAAAATCAAAGCTTCACGTACTGTAGGTTTCCGTCCTGCAAAACGATTCAAGGAAATGCTTACAGCTAAAAAGTAATAGTTCTTTGGAAAAGAAAAAAGCCTCGTAATGAGGCTTTTTTTTGGTGGTCCCGGCAAGACTCGAACTTGCGACCTCCACCTTGTAAGGGTGGCACTCTACCAACTGAGTTACAAGACCTTGGCAGTTATTTCGCTCTCATAGATGGCAAATTTATTCTTATCAAGTAGGGTAAGGAAAAAAAATTATTTTTAATATTTTTCGTGATTTTCATAGAAAATGGTTTTGAGTGGCACTTAAACCGAACTAATAGGAGAGCACGCTATGCTGAATAAAGAGCGCGTAAGTATTTTTTCACCAACCCAGGAGCACGATTTATTGCGTCGCACAGTACGGCGTTTTGCTCAAGAACGTCTTTCGGTAGGGGCTCTGGAGCGTGATGTTAAAGAATATTTTGATGTGAATCTTTTTCGTGAACTAGGCCACATTGGGCTTTTGGGTATCACGGCGCCCGAATCTTTTGGGGGATCCCAGATGGATGCCAGCGCTGCTGTTTTGGTGCATGAAGAACTTTCGGCTGTAGATCCTGGCTTTTGTTTGGCGTATTTGGCCCACTCAATGCTATGCGTAAACAATATTGCTATCAATGCTAGCGATGAACAAAAGAAACGATATTTACCTAAACTTTGTTCTGGGGAGTGGATTGGCGCCATGGCTATGTCAGAGCCTGAAGTAGGTACTGATGTGTTGGGAATTGGCTGTAGGGCTGAAAGGTGTGAGTCGAGCTTTATCATCAATGGAAGAAAGATGTGGATCACAAATGGTGTGATAGATAATAGCTCTAATAAACCTGATGTCTTATTTTTATATGCAAAGACTAGTGAGTCTTGTGCAAAGAAAAATATATCTTCATTTATTATTGATGGCGCTCAAGAAGGTTATAAAGTTGGGCAGCATTTGAAACATAAACTGGGAATGCGCGCTTCAAATACCGCAGAGCTAGTTTTTGAAGATTGTGTAGTGCCCGCTGAGCAGTTGGTTGGTCAAGAAGGTGATTCTCTGGTTCATCTTATGCGCAACCTCGAAGTTGAGCGATTAACTTTAGCTGCAATGAGTTTGGGAATAGCTCGTCGCTGTTTAGAGATAATGAATAATTATGCCAAAGAAAGAGAAGCTTTCGGTGTGCCTATCAACAAGTTTGGACAGATTCAAAAATATATCGCCGAAAGCTATGCAAAATATAAAGCATGTCGAGCCTATGTTTACAATGTCGCTTATCATGCT
Proteins encoded in this region:
- a CDS encoding sodium-translocating pyrophosphatase; translated protein: METILFVAPVVGLLALIFAGIKSYRINAQDAGNARMVEISQAIREGAMAFLKREYKLLFYFVVAISACLALSHWGKPVFMLQATAFAAGAFCSGLAGFFGMRVATAANVRTTAAARTSLSKALNIAFSGGTVMGMSVVGLGVLGLSLLFILYQSIPALSGDSHIEDVLMIISGFSMGASSIALFARVGGGIFTKAADVGADLVGKVEAGIPEDDPRNPAVIADNVGDNVGDVAGMGADLFESYVGAIVSSMIIGATLATVRFANGNIEQFEPTLVFVYLPLILASIGIIASILGTVWVRTSENGNPQTALNMGTYSAGFLMLVGAAAAIHLLVPDWFYVPGSQVIYQKWGLFGAMAAGLISGVGVGFITEYYCAKNRAPVNEIVAACGTGSATTVISGMAVGMRSTGIPILLIAAAIIAAYQIAGMYGIAIAALGMLSTTGIQLAVDAYGPIADNAGGIAEMAGLDPKVRERTDNLDAVGNTTAAIGKGFAIGSAALTALALFGAYQTQIGLAFGKTPSEIVIDISRPHVMAGLFVGAMLPFLFSSMAMKAVGNAAFKMIQEVRRQFREIPGLMEGNAHADHARCVDISTQAAIREMVNPGILAILVPVIAGLLDRTGLILGGVLAGATSSGVLLAIFMSNSGGAWDNAKKQIEEEPKNIAENHGKGSERHAAAVTGDTIGDPFKDTSGPSLNILIKLMSVVALVIAPLVAQYGLDIFG
- a CDS encoding 2,3-bisphosphoglycerate-dependent phosphoglycerate mutase; the protein is MGGVLILIRHGQSEWNQKNIFTGFVDVRLSEQGRMEALRAKESLKSYSFDAVFCSALIRAQETARIILEGRVPKEYYCNQALNERHYGDLQGQNKDEIREKYGAEQVQIWRRSFDVRPPNGESLKDTCARVIPYYLKEIEPRVRAGKTVLVSAHGNSLRALIKHLEKISDENIVKLEIATGVPIIYHLDDNGAVVNKVIVKP
- the clpP gene encoding ATP-dependent Clp endopeptidase proteolytic subunit ClpP; amino-acid sequence: MSEKIYSYYPPTVIEQTPRGERAYDIWSRLLKDRIIFLGATVEDQIANSIVAQLLFLESEDPEKDIVMYINSPGGVVNSGLAIYDAMQYVKCDVSTVCVGMCASMAAVLLAAGAKGKRYILPHSRVMLHQPHGGARGQATDIEITTREMLKIKEMNNGILSHHTGQPIEKIKLDLERDFYMGANEAIEYGVVDKVVERHAVPKK
- the clpX gene encoding ATP-dependent Clp protease ATP-binding subunit ClpX; translated protein: MNNKKDAVLLCSFCGKSQREVKKMVAGPSVYICEECISLCNEIIASDEEGAAFESKKPELLKPSEIKAVLDSHIIGQERAKKVLSVAVHNHFKRIFSPLDTSDVELQKSNILLIGPTGSGKTLLAQSLANLLHVPFTIADATCLTEAGYVGEDVESIIANLLNAANGDVKLAERGIVYIDEIDKITRRGENPSITRDVSGEGVQQALLKIIEGSVCNVPPRGGRKHPHQELIKVDTSQILFICGGAFSGLENVIASRIGKKGLGFGSTHKNQEKKVNLAHEVTTQDLLRFGLIPEFIGRLPVWAVLDALDEEALIKVLEEPKNSITKQYCRLFELDGVQLRFTKEALIAAARKACEKKTGARGLRGIFESAMLNVMFDIPSQEGVREVVFNERAILKKEPPLIVMGEKNTAKKKNEDKK
- a CDS encoding HU family DNA-binding protein, which produces MTKQELIDFVCKHQKNVTKKTATEITEAVFEAMQHSIKTSEKFSFPGFGTFQLRSRKARTGRDPRTGETIKIKASRTVGFRPAKRFKEMLTAKK
- a CDS encoding acyl-CoA dehydrogenase family protein, which produces MLNKERVSIFSPTQEHDLLRRTVRRFAQERLSVGALERDVKEYFDVNLFRELGHIGLLGITAPESFGGSQMDASAAVLVHEELSAVDPGFCLAYLAHSMLCVNNIAINASDEQKKRYLPKLCSGEWIGAMAMSEPEVGTDVLGIGCRAERCESSFIINGRKMWITNGVIDNSSNKPDVLFLYAKTSESCAKKNISSFIIDGAQEGYKVGQHLKHKLGMRASNTAELVFEDCVVPAEQLVGQEGDSLVHLMRNLEVERLTLAAMSLGIARRCLEIMNNYAKEREAFGVPINKFGQIQKYIAESYAKYKACRAYVYNVAYHADLSQAHGRIDSDGVKLVTSTVAKEIADAAIQVLGGYGYMGEYVVERLWRDAKLLEIGGGTLEAHQKNMCSDLAKKPSMIFE